From the Tigriopus californicus strain San Diego chromosome 4, Tcal_SD_v2.1, whole genome shotgun sequence genome, the window ggacaacatttttttttcatgtgccaAACTGGCACTGATTTTTCGCGCTGCACTTTTAGGCTTTTCGATAGCGGGGAACTCCGGAACCGGAAAGTCGTCCTCAGATCGGAAATAGATGAATGCCACACGCTCACAAAGCACGGGCTTGTCCATGGAACTCGATCCAGTTTGGACCTCTCCAATGGGCATTTCAACTTGAGGATAATGTTTCATGTTGATCAGTATCGCTCTTTGATGATTATCCTCAAGATTCTCAATCACGTCCGTATCCTCAAATCGGCTGCAATACAACAAAGCAGAGGCCAATATCcctaggaaaaaaaaagaatatggaTTTGTAATCGGCCATAAAAAATAGCTGGAAAGATCTATTGATTGCTTAGTCAGTGGAAACAGGCGCAAAAGTTGTTTTATCAGTTTTACCAAATCTGGCAAAATATTTAGGTGGGGCGCAAGACAATTTCGTCGGCACGTAAGTCATATGCTATTCATAGCATTCGTTCTATTTGTGGGtaatgttttgaaaaccatGCAAAGCTCAGTCCATTTACAACCCAATGAATCAGAGTCAAACAAATAGGGGGAGCGACTCCTATCTTCTAAtttgtgttttcatttttacagTACTGGgtattacattccttgtagcggttagaaaagcagGTGAAAAACCATGCCAATAAAATAGCCGCAGGCTCATATCTTCTAGAGTAATTTGTACAATAAAACTTTCTTGATCTCCGTGGtcggtttcctttttttaatgctATCAGATTCCTTCTTTACGAGTATAAACGTAAATACTGTAGACGTGACTCGAATCTAATATGACGATGATGGGGAGATGgtgtagcgcagttggttaacgcgtGGCCGAGCTatactcgggttcatgggttcgaccCCAGGTCTCCCCACCACCCCACCGCATATACTCTggtggatcatcgcctcgacCGGTGCTCCAGGAACCCAGAGTGGGAGAACAATACATTAATCAATATAAATGTAACGATCCAATGAGAGAACATTCTcgcaaacaaacaagcaaaaaaaaatgaaatgctcaAAAGTCGGAGAAAGTGTGTCTAAATGAACACAAAAGTGGGTTTGTCCTTGATTAACGTCGCTGCCTGAGCACCATCGCTGTGTGTACGTCTAAAAGTCTAAGAAAGAAAAGCtattcaaaccaaaatacaCTCAAGCAAGAATTTAATACAATGCTGGTGGAATTCTGAACTCTTAAGTTATGCCCCTTTAACAAGTGGTGGAAGGATTCGTTGAGATATGATGTCATGTGAGAAAATAGCAtgttgatttttcttggacCTCTGGGgatttccatgttttttttttacacgcTTGATAGGCTCTGGCATTTTACACTTCTTCGAGTGATTGATGCGTAATACAAAATAAGTTAACCACATTCTATTTTCTTCATATAAGCCAATACGATTCTTTATTGAAACATGATTTTACAGAATCTTCCAAAATGGAACTTATTTTGTACTTCAAACTTGGTGGACATTACCTTTTCCACGTTttagattttctttttgatcatTGGAAAACGATTTCTGGTGATAATCACAGTCCGAATATTGCGACCGATCTAGtaatggaattgaattttatcTGTAAATTGGGTGTAATGGAATAAATTTCCCAAGCACAATCTTGCCGGCACAAATTGCGAATGTATATGTGAACACCTTTTATACCCGGAAACAGGTAGGGAACTGATATGCTCCTATAcaaatatgtatttcaaaaagtacataatattctttcttttatgaaaGCAGGTTTTCATGGGTAGAACCGGTAGAACCTTCACCTCAACAACGCAACAGGATATAAACGCCGCTGAtggaaactttgtttttcacAAGTGACTGAAAAGTAGTGCTGggacacggacttctagagatgtggactgcgaacagaagcaaaaaatcTTATCTCATTACTTATtcactttattttgaaaaagcacTTCATTCGACCTCAAGATCTttatgaatagatgaacttggccaattttgagcccaaaactatgcttaggtAGCTCAGGGGAtaagtccaaagttatgtagtaaacaacACATAGAATTCAAATtgtcggcctgctcttggtcagctacataaacttttgacaacataactttgaaacgaaccactttccAAATAAATAATATGAAGATGACCATCCTttgattgaggagatctacgtttcttcttttattgctttaattcaaaattgctacgaccaagagtaggccgaTTTGGCNCAtagtccatatttttagaagttcaTGGCTGGGGCTATTCTGGCAGAGGTCGGACTCGTaaaagtcctttgattttttgactttttattggaCTCGCCGTGTCCGGACTCAGCTctggcaaaagactcgagtccagcagaggaccCGAGTCTGGACCCTCCCCAACACTAATGGAAAGTAAGTTTCCATTCAGAAGTAAGGAGGGAGCAGATTTCGAAGAATCAAACATTGGCTTCTAATTGTTCCAAGACAAGATCTTACCTTGAAAACCTGttatcacaaaagaaaactgaacATTCAATGGCAGTTACTCTCTTTGTGTGAAGtttgttcaagtttgaatttcaaaaagatgacATGGTGAACACCTTAAACTTGTTTGCGTTTTTGATACCTTTTTGTTTGAAGTAATCCTTGGCAAAacctcgctcttctcttcaaacttgttaaCATGAAAAGACGAAAGCGTCAATCTTGTCAAGATGACCAtatcaactttcttcaagcatCATTTTTACAAACTTTATGCAAAGAAAGCAAGTGCCATTGATGAAATAGCTACATACAAAACCGTATTCCGACTGCGCAACTGTTCCTCCTTCTTTCGGCTTGTCTCTGAGGGGACATTGTCTTACAAATTTGCAGAAGAGTGATTAGGACCCTCAGATTTACCTTGCAATGATGAcctttaaaattcaaaattaagcaAAACTGTTCAGTAGATATCTCCCTTTTTAAAGTTTTCTGCAATGTGCCCAAAGACCGAGAGCAAAAGCAGCAATAACAAAACCGTGATCCATGTACGTTTTTGAGTAAAActttttttagcttcaaaacAACGCCGCTGTCCCTAAATTATTACTTTTAAGAGCATTCCAGTTTATGAATAcaattttgtttatttggGATTATTGGGAATCGAATGGGCAGGGGACCTTAAGCAATTCTGCTGGTACTTTAAGGGATGCAATTGGAAAGAATGAGCTCCCAATTTGTATATTGTTTCATCATGAGGTGATAAGTTGACACTAAATCTGAATCTAGGGCAAACAATTACGCTGATTGCAATTGTAATAATACTAGAGATAACATTCCTTGCAACAGTGTTAGGAAAACTAGCGCAAAGAGACCTGAgacaactttttgaaagtgTCTGTTTAGAAGCAAAATGATGGCTGAAAATCTGTCGGACCCATCGATTAATTTTTAAGATGTAAATGAAATTCTAAAACTATTTCCGGATTAGTTTTGGTGTAATGTATCAGCTTTGCTCTAGTACCAATGGGAATGGGCGCCAAAATTGATGCAATGAAATTGTCGAAGGTGAAAGCTGGACAACCAACGTTGACCAATTCTATCTCCTTAAAGGACTAAATATTTTATCTAATATGGCTTTACTTGCCGGTAACTGATTCCCAATAATAGGTTAAAAACCCGAGCAAGTTACATGTCTCTAAAAGTGACGAGTATATTTTTTCCGATACCTTCGATATTTGTGGAAAAGGGCATGATTAGATTTTGAGACTAACTCGGCAAAGATGACTTTCAACATGCTTAAGATAACATGTAGcaatctcaatttgaaatcgcAACAAAACTTTCATTTGTTCGATTTGATGTTGTACtgaattcaatatcaaaagcGGAAAAGTTCAATTCTGTGCTTGATCAATCTTTTGAATAAGTAGTCCACTCCTCAATGATTCACCATCCTTCTTGTCAAAAGGACAAGGTCAGATGGAAACAATATTGATTAACCGCGTTGTTAATCACATCCAAGATTTCGTGACGTCTTGCCAGGAGTTAATACACTTAATCAAACACAGAAAAGCTTCTCTTGTTACGCCTTCTTATTTGATCCACAAGTTGAGTTTGCCGATTAGTTACCGATCCAAGAAAATAAAATTCTTTACAATAAGTCATGTGATGCCATCCACGGTGCTTAATTGCCATGCTTTTAAGTAACTTTCAACTATGCTCTCAAAACTCTCAAGACGGTTTTTTATACCTACTAATCCAGTGTAACAGCTTCTCTTTCATTAATAATATCATACACAATCTATTCCGTATATCTATGTTTCTATCTATCTATTTTTTATTGCTATTTTCCAAAGTACAATGTGTGAATGAACATGACACCTCGaacccaaaacttccataaAGAAGACACCGTAGTTgggaacaaatgtcatcatgtaaacttgtaaatctaccaatagtccaatgacaaatttgtcgcAATAAAAATAATATTGAAAGGGTCGGTTTCAACTCAAACAAATGTATGCTCTTGCTCTTAAAAGACACATAACATCTGTCCAAAACGACTTCGAACGGAGGGGAAAATGATTGAAtccaaaattgccattttttgcgaTCACTTGATTATGCAAAATAAACAGGCTTGACCAAATCTGAGTCCTAAATCTGGCTtagggaacaaaaaaaggtcaatCAAAGTTAAGAAGTAATGTCTAAATAAGATTGCAATCGTCGGTCATTTGTGGGTTTTCTAGATATGcatttgacaatataacttttaaaaaaaccgAAGTACTTTAGAAGTTCATGTAATAGATGAAGGTCGAAAGGAAAAGATATTTGGATTAAATCAACTATTTTTGTGCTAAACAACTGTTTCTCGTTTTCAAACCATAACCCAGGGATTTGGACTTTTCgaggaaatgaaatgatttctGTCATTCTAGGGAGACGATTATGAAAATTTCAGAtccaaatgatatttttttatacTTTACACTTTATCCTGCCCTGAAAAAACTGAAGGCTGATAAATTAAAGCAGATTTTCATACTCCCATACTTGGACTTTTGGAGTTCCagtgagttcttttttttcaattatccTTTCTTATTGCTTTTTGGAAACATATTCTGTTCTTTGTCAACTTGTAATCGAAGTGGTATTTCTAgctttttctttgaacaatacCGTGAGTTATTTGCATACAAATTTCTTAGATCATCCCGACAATTTGCTGCTGCTGATGATATGATGATACTGGTTTTTGTAACCATTCATGGAATACGTCTTATTGCACaacataatttcaaaaaatgtcaaactaTGAAATTGAACTGAGGCGTATTGTATTGACTTATTTTTCGGTAATAAATATGATTGCTCAAGGCAATGAGTaaaaaattcatgaaaagaaaaacagttttcaaccaaattttttttccatcttaACACTAACAAAATAGAGAATAATCAAAACAGTCAACTTTTACCACAGTTTTTTAAACTATTTTTAGGGCTTACTTGACTTATTTTAGCCACAAATCACCACTTTCTATCGAAAATCGTAGAAGCCTGTTTCGATCCTTCGATATGAGATAGACGTTCTTAAGTTGCAACGattaaagtttcaaatttcaacattACTGTACATCATGAAAAGGGGCTCAGATTTGTTCTTGCCAAAATGGACCGATTTGGCTAGAAAACCGTCCAAGGTCCATAATATTAAGTACTCCGTACATAATCATACCTGGTCTATACCTGTAGTGATAAAACGAACCAATATCAAACCCAAATTTAGCCTTAAAGTTGACAATTTTTAACAGCATGACAACTTTAAACCCAATGTCGTGTTGTCAATATCATAATCGCACAGTCATGCCCAactttaaaaagaaagaaataccCAATTTTCCCCCTAATACTAACTTGGGGACAACCGGAACGTATCGTTAGGTTCCAACTATGATTCTGTACTTGACATGAACTTCAACCAAGCCGTACTTCAGCCTGTACTAGAGTACATCCTTGGGATTGTAAACATGTCATTGGCCGAAATATCGATTAAATCCTCGCCTTTCATTCCACCTCCATGCACTGAAACTCTGCAACGAGTCAGCACGAATTGAGTGGCCTAATCCAAGCTTTTACTATGTTTTGCCTCGCCTCTTCTTCGCCTCTTCTTCGCCTatccaaattccaaattagATCGCTATGTACAGTGTACAGTAGTAGTCGTTACTCGTTACACCAACTGGTGCTTTTTCACTCACGAGGCAATCTCTCTCGATGAAAGGGCGTAAAGAAGTTGGTGAGATGGCGCTGGTTGAGGCTTTCCGGCTGATTCAAACGTTCCAGGAACTTGGCATTAGGACAGAGGTGCTTGGCCATCCAAAGCACTCCCGTCTTCTCGACCTCAGTGTAGGGAGTTTCTCCGAATTTGTCGAGCATTTCCGACACTAGATATTCATTTCCTCCTAACAGAGCTGCCGCATCCAGTGCATACCTAATAAATACAAGGATGGGAAATGAAGGAGAGAAGGCCATTGATTCCGTGAAAACGAGACCACTGAtcttcagagagagagagagagagagaagtttCTACACGATTGCATGGGTTGTTAGCATGTACTATGTACTAGGTTTTGTTAACATCGAAAGCCATCTCATGCCTCAAGTCAAATCTGAAGTTGGAGATTGAATGGAAAAGCTATTAACAGGCACAACTCGTTTGTTTCAGCAGGATGTAGAAGCGTTGGGTTATTTTTAGTTTGTCTAATCTTCACTCTTTTCAGTACATCCTGCTCTTTGACACTGTTGTTTAGGATGGATGGCATTGAATTGGACATCTTGGcttcactttcttttcagCGAGTACAACGACCTTTTTAATTACCCAAACAACGTGTTTCTTGGTGAACAAGTTTGACATGAAAAGGAATAATCTGCATTACACAGTTGCAACACCTTTTCATGAAATGAGGTCCAACTCTGTTCAAGTGTTTGTGGAATGACTAGAACACATTGTTACCTATCCAACAAGTGAAGTGCCAAGTCATTCAAATTGCGACTCACAAATGCACTCCTCTATAGCACAGcttcaattgaattgaaattgggaTGAGAATGAGAGAATTTCTCATGTTCAAGATGTTAGTTATTGAGCGTACCCAACAGTTTTTCACATGGGGTtaaattgcttttctttttccatacATGTCTCGAGCAATGTCATATATTAAGAGAGTTCTCACATTTTCCATACCCAGAGAAACGACACAATAAATAGGTAGAGTCtgtgaaatgccaaaagaTCAAAGggaggaggacgaagaagtTGTTTCCAATACTCAATGGCAGTCATTTCGCTATTGAAGCTATTTCAAAGGTTCCACAATGGGCACTGCATTGAGCCTCTAAGGTGGAAGATTTTTGAGAAACCCGTTAGCACTTAGGCTAACAATCTTGATTTGAATCAGTGGATAAAAAGTATCTAAATTTGTCATTAGATAAGGTCAAAGTTGGCTTTAGAAAAGCTCCACATTAGGcgcaaaaatatgcatgaaagcTGGTGGAAATATGTGGCAAACACGGGAATGTGTAAATAACAATAAGTtctaaaagcaaaatatatatgaaaagaattggaaaaagcttgtaaaaaatattttgcctctGTCCAACCccaaaatgtatttcaaatctacaaaaatatgaaagatgCGTTATCTGCAAAATGCTTGTCAGGAAATAAAAGGGAAAATGCATATTTGATCGTCTCTACTTTTCATGCATTTGTGTGAATGGTTCAATGTTTAAGTATGTTCTGCTTAATTTTTCGAGCATGCAGATTCGTAACAAGTAAAACTTGTactgaaaatgatgttcctgACAGTTTTGGGACCCACCCTGTtagatgaaaattgaagttcaTGTGCCTTTCAAAACTTCTTGCACGGTTCTCATGGCAGAAGGTCGATAtcgattggaaatgaaattgctaAGAAAACCTGGCTTAATATAAGTGTATATCGATAGCTTGTATCAAAGCAGAATTTCCAATACAAAGATCCGCCTGTAAATAAAATATTCAGAATAGGAATTTTTTAATTAGaccatttgaaattgcttggaaTGCtgtccacatttttttttcagagttcATTGCACAATACATGTAAGCTACGTACATTCGAAAGAGCCTAGGAAAGagccttttccaaatttgaaagctaCTCTGATACGAACAAGCTCTCCAGGATTACGAATGTAtcaaaaggaatgaattgaaagaaaaatggaaatctgATTGCCTCGCAGTTTTCTACACTTGGGGGAAATTTACCTTCGCTCGATGCCCAAAACCGAGGCTGGATCGTAGCTGGGTTTCGCCAAAGCCTCGTCTTCATGGTTGGCAAATGTTTCCACTTCTTCATTCTCGACGATGGACGTCATAGTTCCTGGGTTGGAATCCCGACTGACTAGACGATTCAATTGGCCATCTCGGCTTAACTGGCGGCTCCATCGAATAAAGTAATCGTTCCCAGTCATCTCTATGGCAAAATGATGGCCACACAAAAGGTTTTCCACGGGTCAAAGACAGCGATGCTCTCAGATTGCTTGGTTGTACTGAATAGTACTGAATAGGGTCAAAAGATCATCTTAGTTTATACTCTTGAATAAGTGCAAGAATCCTATCTCGTTTCCATTGAGGTCTTATCTGTGACCTGTGCATCCTACAATGCAGACCCCACAACTTAAGTAAATCCAAACATGAGTCAAAAATGCGACATTTCGGGCATTTGTGCCTGTTTGAAAACCTTATCATGTCTGAGTGTTTTGTTTGGCTAGTACAGTAGTACTTTCAGATGGTAAGAACTTGCTCCAAACCAATAACTCGAGCCCGCGGGTCCCCTGGACTCATCTCCAACGACTAGAGCTCTTCTTGTATTGACTCTGAAGAGAAAGATGAGCTACAATCATGGGACGAGATTTAGTCAGAAATTTCTCCTTCCAAGTGACAACTCGAAGGAAGCTGGATAAACTGGAATTCTTGGATTGTTTGTCTAGAAAAGATGAGGGGCGAGTCTTCtggattggaaatttggaCAGCATGTATTCAAAGCCATTAGGCAAACGGATAATACACAATGATGAAGTACCCGTACCACGTTCATGTCCTTATATAGTGCTTTTAGCAACAGTATACAGTACAAAGTCTTATCATTG encodes:
- the LOC131879470 gene encoding uncharacterized protein LOC131879470 encodes the protein MTGNDYFIRWSRQLSRDGQLNRLVSRDSNPGTMTSIVENEEVETFANHEDEALAKPSYDPASVLGIERRYALDAAALLGGNEYLVSEMLDKFGETPYTEVEKTGVLWMAKHLCPNAKFLERLNQPESLNQRHLTNFFTPFHRERLPRILASALLYCSRFEDTDVIENLEDNHQRAILINMKHYPQVEMPIGEVQTGSSSMDKPVLCERVAFIYFRSEDDFPVPEFPAIEKPKSAARKISASLAHEKKMLSIINVFAILPIP